Proteins co-encoded in one Halococcoides cellulosivorans genomic window:
- a CDS encoding DUF5808 domain-containing protein produces MADKPTTGSLLGVPYNFERPGLRRMLAAHVQPGKGMIVQKPFGIGYTVNLASWRTWVLLAVAGLLWYHERASQRSADADDADDADTEVLID; encoded by the coding sequence ATGGCAGACAAACCGACCACTGGCAGCCTGCTCGGTGTCCCGTACAACTTCGAACGCCCCGGTCTGCGGCGCATGCTCGCCGCGCACGTCCAGCCGGGAAAGGGCATGATCGTCCAGAAACCGTTCGGCATCGGCTACACGGTCAACCTGGCGTCCTGGCGGACGTGGGTGTTGCTCGCGGTCGCGGGCCTGCTGTGGTATCACGAGCGCGCGAGTCAGCGATCGGCCGACGCGGACGACGCAGACGACGCGGACACCGAAGTCCTGATCGACTAG
- a CDS encoding GLUG motif-containing protein, which produces MRSRLALGLIVLVAGTLLGVASADTTATPGENVTTDAETTIENTTVRTVETTAATPTTVDPGAELAGSGTADDPYVIERADQFRLIDGDLDAEYVLGSDLDFSETAIDPVGANDTVDEATRKFNGTLDGQGHTVENVTVAGPRMPLVRTVGETGRVESLRVVGVDGSGTAAVVDSNRGTIADVHVTGTVLATGEYASAPLVEFNTGTVRSVSGDVTVEGNADGRTRQPTIGGLVGHNEGLIENATVRGEVVGHDGNRAVGGMAATNDRGGRIVDATAHATVEGTNSVGGLVGFNGRATVTDSRATGAVTGENSVGGLVGHSTHEVALGGDDIDATGRIVRSRASGTVTGDDAVGGLVGRSERPIRQSVATGTVSGAQTASGERGGTDVGGLVGLARDDITDSYALGAVRGEESVGGLVGTYDAFDATIDGAYAVGTVDADTESGALVGSVDGTPEASAVYIRGSDTTDPTLGTALTTEQMTGENAMTALSGLDFEGNWTTTDRYPNLAWEQDGEDRVTVRIRPLVDGRQPAAGESFELFVSAVPPENETITSTTTAVTGTTLTGETVRTETDGDRPSLTVEHAGEYTVRTTVETSEGGTAVAERSITVAPSPATLDGAGTADDPYRIASVEGLLAIDAAPDAHYRLVSDIDAGRAVEPLPAIAAEQPADYGSYFDGFGGTLDGAGHTVSDARLGGSGLFAEIGDHGTVRNLTVENASVDGSGEVGLLAGLSHGQIASVTVSGTASGDTVGGLVGNTLGTARNVSADVAVSGEEAVGGLAGSNGGRIEGAVARGDVDGTHGYGADATGGLVGESTGPIVDVRAHGDVTGTDNVGGLAGEQSLGGDTLRRAVATGSVSGGSAVGGLVGTNDADLADVAAHGSVTGDDAVGGLIGRAREASVDGAFATGQVSGTSDVGGIAGTFSDRVDYRTFTDGVYFDTEATGQDPVFADTGRTTAEMTGADAREHLEALDFETTWTTTEEYPRLDRDPTADGPTVSVAFDPGMVRPDGTTTATLRLSGAPEGLSGYNLSVALANDSVATIASVSAPEQFGAIKRVERTGNGTALLKVSDGAGAIDGPARNVTLGTLTIDAAATGTTNVSADVESVQAETGEPYDTEPTADTLTVTDIDRQTVAVDVAPDRVSVNRTTTATVRLDETPAGLSGYEVRVAVANDSVATIESVSAPEEFGPIRSVERTADGAHIKVSDSADAVSGPTSNVTLATVTLRSDEPGATAVTASVDTVMAEDGTPYPTATERGNLAVVDVTAEPIDGTKPQDIDEDWTYEDVNGNGQLDFPDVNTFVQSLDEPVVTDHVAAYDFDGDGDIDLQDALALFEMV; this is translated from the coding sequence ATGAGATCCAGACTCGCCCTGGGACTGATCGTGCTGGTCGCCGGCACACTCCTCGGTGTCGCGAGCGCCGACACGACGGCGACACCCGGTGAGAACGTGACCACCGACGCGGAGACGACCATCGAGAATACGACGGTCAGGACCGTCGAGACGACGGCCGCGACGCCGACGACCGTCGATCCGGGGGCAGAACTCGCGGGGTCGGGGACCGCCGACGACCCCTACGTGATCGAGCGGGCCGACCAGTTCCGTCTGATCGACGGCGATCTGGACGCGGAGTACGTCCTCGGCAGTGACCTGGACTTCTCCGAGACGGCGATCGATCCCGTCGGCGCGAACGACACCGTCGATGAGGCCACTCGGAAATTCAACGGCACGCTCGACGGCCAGGGCCACACGGTCGAGAACGTGACCGTCGCGGGGCCGCGAATGCCGCTCGTCCGGACCGTGGGTGAGACGGGCCGTGTCGAGTCGCTTCGCGTCGTCGGCGTCGACGGATCGGGCACCGCCGCCGTCGTCGACTCGAACCGCGGGACGATCGCTGACGTCCACGTCACGGGGACGGTCCTCGCGACCGGCGAGTACGCTAGCGCCCCGCTCGTTGAGTTCAACACCGGCACCGTGCGGTCGGTGAGCGGCGATGTGACCGTCGAAGGCAACGCTGACGGGAGGACGCGTCAGCCGACGATCGGCGGCCTCGTCGGCCACAACGAGGGGCTGATCGAGAACGCGACAGTCCGGGGCGAGGTCGTCGGTCACGACGGTAACCGCGCCGTCGGCGGCATGGCGGCGACCAACGACCGCGGCGGGCGGATCGTCGATGCGACCGCACACGCGACCGTCGAGGGCACGAACAGCGTGGGCGGCCTGGTCGGGTTCAACGGTCGCGCGACGGTCACCGATTCGCGAGCGACGGGAGCAGTCACCGGCGAAAACAGCGTCGGCGGCCTCGTGGGCCACTCCACACACGAGGTCGCGCTCGGTGGAGACGACATCGACGCCACCGGCCGGATCGTCCGATCGCGGGCGAGTGGGACGGTAACTGGCGACGATGCCGTGGGGGGCCTCGTCGGGCGGTCCGAACGGCCGATCCGGCAGTCCGTCGCGACCGGGACCGTCAGCGGAGCCCAAACGGCGAGCGGCGAGCGAGGTGGCACCGACGTCGGTGGGCTCGTCGGCCTGGCGCGCGACGATATCACCGACAGCTACGCACTCGGGGCGGTTCGTGGCGAGGAGTCGGTCGGCGGCCTCGTCGGCACGTACGACGCCTTCGACGCGACGATCGACGGTGCGTACGCCGTCGGCACCGTCGACGCCGACACCGAGAGCGGCGCGCTCGTCGGATCGGTCGACGGCACGCCCGAGGCCAGCGCAGTCTACATCCGTGGGTCGGACACGACGGACCCGACACTCGGGACGGCCCTGACGACCGAGCAGATGACCGGCGAGAACGCGATGACGGCCCTCTCGGGGCTCGACTTCGAAGGCAACTGGACGACCACCGATCGGTATCCCAATCTCGCCTGGGAGCAAGACGGAGAGGATCGCGTGACGGTTCGCATCCGACCGCTCGTCGACGGCCGACAGCCCGCGGCTGGCGAATCCTTCGAGTTGTTCGTCAGCGCGGTCCCCCCGGAGAACGAGACGATCACGTCGACGACGACCGCGGTTACGGGGACGACCCTGACCGGTGAGACGGTCAGGACCGAGACCGACGGCGACCGGCCCTCGCTCACCGTCGAGCACGCCGGGGAGTACACCGTCCGCACGACCGTCGAGACCAGTGAGGGAGGAACAGCCGTCGCAGAGCGATCGATCACGGTCGCGCCCTCGCCCGCGACGCTCGACGGGGCGGGCACCGCCGACGATCCCTATCGGATCGCGAGCGTCGAGGGGCTGCTCGCCATCGACGCCGCCCCCGACGCCCACTATCGGCTCGTGAGTGACATCGACGCGGGTCGGGCGGTAGAGCCGCTGCCCGCCATCGCCGCCGAGCAGCCAGCCGACTATGGCTCGTATTTCGACGGGTTCGGCGGCACACTCGACGGGGCGGGCCACACCGTCAGCGACGCGCGCCTCGGGGGGAGCGGCCTGTTCGCGGAGATCGGTGATCACGGGACGGTCCGGAACCTGACCGTCGAGAACGCGAGCGTCGACGGAAGTGGCGAGGTCGGCCTGCTGGCCGGCCTCTCACACGGCCAGATCGCGAGCGTCACCGTCAGCGGGACCGCCTCCGGCGACACCGTCGGCGGTCTCGTCGGCAACACCCTCGGCACCGCCAGGAACGTCAGCGCCGACGTCGCCGTCTCCGGCGAGGAGGCGGTCGGCGGCCTCGCCGGGTCGAACGGCGGCCGGATCGAGGGCGCGGTCGCGCGCGGCGACGTCGACGGCACGCACGGCTACGGGGCAGACGCCACGGGTGGGCTCGTCGGGGAGAGCACCGGCCCGATCGTCGACGTGCGCGCGCACGGCGACGTGACCGGCACCGACAACGTCGGCGGCCTCGCCGGCGAGCAGTCGCTCGGGGGCGACACGCTCCGTCGGGCCGTCGCGACCGGGTCAGTCTCCGGCGGGAGCGCAGTCGGCGGCCTCGTCGGGACGAACGACGCGGACCTCGCCGACGTCGCCGCCCACGGATCGGTGACCGGCGACGACGCTGTCGGCGGCCTGATCGGTCGGGCCCGCGAGGCCAGCGTCGACGGCGCGTTCGCGACCGGGCAGGTCTCGGGGACGAGTGACGTCGGTGGGATCGCGGGCACGTTCAGCGATCGCGTCGACTACCGGACGTTCACCGACGGCGTCTACTTCGACACCGAAGCGACCGGGCAAGACCCCGTGTTCGCGGACACCGGGCGCACGACCGCGGAGATGACCGGCGCGGACGCCCGCGAGCACCTCGAAGCACTGGACTTCGAGACGACCTGGACGACGACCGAGGAGTACCCCAGGCTCGACCGAGACCCGACGGCGGACGGGCCGACCGTCTCGGTCGCGTTCGATCCCGGCATGGTGCGTCCCGACGGCACGACGACGGCGACGCTGCGACTCTCGGGGGCCCCCGAGGGGCTGTCGGGATACAACCTCAGCGTCGCGCTCGCGAACGACTCGGTCGCGACCATCGCGTCAGTGTCGGCCCCCGAGCAGTTCGGCGCGATCAAACGCGTCGAACGGACCGGTAACGGGACGGCACTCCTGAAAGTCTCAGACGGCGCGGGCGCGATCGACGGCCCGGCCCGGAACGTCACGCTCGGGACGCTCACGATCGACGCCGCGGCCACGGGCACGACGAACGTCTCCGCCGACGTCGAGAGCGTCCAGGCCGAAACCGGGGAGCCCTACGACACGGAACCCACCGCCGACACGCTCACCGTCACCGATATCGACCGCCAGACGGTCGCGGTCGACGTCGCGCCCGACCGCGTGAGTGTGAATCGGACGACGACGGCGACCGTGCGACTCGACGAGACCCCCGCCGGCCTCTCGGGGTACGAGGTTCGCGTCGCCGTCGCGAACGACTCGGTCGCCACGATCGAGTCGGTCTCGGCGCCCGAGGAGTTCGGCCCCATCCGCTCGGTCGAACGGACCGCCGACGGAGCGCACATCAAGGTCTCGGACAGCGCGGACGCGGTCTCCGGGCCGACGTCGAACGTCACGCTCGCGACGGTGACGCTGCGCTCCGACGAGCCAGGAGCGACGGCAGTGACGGCGAGCGTCGACACCGTCATGGCCGAGGACGGCACGCCGTACCCGACGGCGACCGAGCGCGGGAACCTCGCGGTCGTCGACGTCACCGCCGAACCGATCGACGGCACGAAACCCCAGGACATCGACGAGGACTGGACCTACGAGGACGTCAACGGGAACGGGCAACTGGACTTCCCCGACGTGAACACATTCGTGCAGTCCCTCGACGAGCCCGTTGTCACCGATCACGTCGCCGCCTACGACTTCGACGGCGACGGCGACATCGATCTCCAGGACGCGCTCGCGCTGTTCGAGATGGTCTAG